The following is a genomic window from Prevotella sp. E13-17.
GACACTGCTGGACTATGCCATCAATGCCTCGCTGGTGTTGTCGTTCGTGGCAGTCAACAAGCAGGATAAGGCTGGGCTTGTCACCTTTGCCGATCAGTTCGAGACCTTTGTGCCGGCTTCCAACCAACCCGGACACATGCAAACCATGCAGGAGGCACTCTATGCCGAACAGACCGTCTTTGGCGAGACCGACTATTCGGCACTGCTGGTAGGACTGGCCAAACATGTGAACCGTCGTTCGCTGCTGGTGCTCTTCACCTCGTTCACCTCGATGGCTGCCCTTCGACGTCAACTGCCATTCCTGCGCCAGTTGGCCCTTCGCCACCGTCTGCTCGTGGTGTTCTTTGCCGATGAGGAGCTGGACAAGTACGTCAACACTGAGGCTCGTTCTGTGGAGTCGGTCTATCAGCATGTCATCGCCGAGAAGTTTCAGCACGAGCAGCGCACCATTGTGCAGACCTTGCGTCAGTACGGCATCCAGTCGTTGCTCACCACACCACGAAATCTGTCGGTAGGGGTTATCAATAAGTATTTGGAAATTAAGTCAAAAATTTAGGGGTAGGCGCATCAGTGCCACTCTTCTGCCATCCTCTTTTTAGGAAAACGTTCGCTTTTCTCAATATTAAACTGTAGCTTTCACCTTGTCAAACGATAGCTTTTCTATTGCAATAGTGCTGCTATTGTGATGCAATAGTGTTGGTATTGATACGGATCTAGGGCCTGGAACGATTGAATCTAGCCCCTGGAAATGCGCTCTGCAGGGCCTGGATTTAATTTTTTTAGGGCCTGGATTCAATCGTTCCAGGGCCTATATGGTGTAGCATAGTGCCACTATCGCTCGCAGAGAGTGGCAGAATAGTCGGTCAAAAACAAAGCACCTGATGTTTGAAACTAATACTTTTGTATGCCAACATGTCTGCACTTGTAGCCACCTTTCGACGGTGTTGGGAAGGACGCTTGCATGGGTCGTTTTATGGCTGTTTTGAAGATGGCGGAACGAATGAAGATAAGGCGTAACTATCACAAAAACAGCAAAAAACTCATTAAAAGCTTGGAAGTTTCCTGGAAAAGTAGTACCTTTGCACCCGCATTTCGTGTGCACTATGCCCGAATGATGCGCTAATGTATAACATTTTAAACAATTAAAGTCAAAAAACAGTATGATTATTGTACCCGTAAAAGAAGGCGAAAACATTGAAAGAGCCCTCAAGAAGTTTAAGAGAAAGTTCGAGAAGACTGGTGTTGTTAAGGAGCTGCGTCGTCGTCAGCAGTTTGACAAGCCATCTGTACTGAAGCGCCTGAAGATGGAACATGCCATCTATGTTCAGCAGCTTCGCACCAACGAGGAATAAAATTTTCTCTTGAAAATTTGGTAGTTTCATAATATTTCCGTAAATTCGTTGCCGAAAACCATTATAAATGGATTACTAAGCAACAGCAACGTGAAATGATTGACCTCTTCCTCAATTACTTGCGCTACGAACGGAACCGCAGTGAGCTGACCGTTTTGACGTATGAGAAAAGTCTGAAACACTTTGAAGCATACTTTAAGAGCAAGGAGGAAAATCTGGACTGGGCATCGGTGGATGCCGACGTGATCCGTTCTTGGATGGAGAACATGATGGACAGGGGCGATAAAGCGACAACCGTAGGCACCGGACTCTCCGCAGTCCGCTCGTTCTATAGATTCGCACTCGCCAGAGGTTTAGTCAAGAAAGATCCCGCACATCAGGTGCAGGCACCCAAAAAGCAGAAGCCTCTGCCGCAATTCGTGAAAGAAGGGCAGATGGATCAATTGTTGGATGCAGCTTGTGGAGATGAATATAAGGCGGTTCGTGCGCGTACCATTATTATATTGCTCTATGAGGCGGGATTGCGAAGAGCAGAGCTGATAGGACTGGATGATGACAATGTGGATTTTGCTGCAAGGCAGTTGAAAGTGACTGGTAAGCGCAACAAGCAACGTCTGATACCTTTTGGCGAAGAACTGGCCGAACAGTTGAAAAACTATATGGCTATTCGCGATGATCAGGTGGATAAACAATCCAAGGCCCTTTTCTTGGGACGAAACGGACAGCGTATCTCTCAGACGACAGTATATAATATTGTGAGAGAACAATTGCAACAGGTTTCGACCTTGAAAAAACGCTCACCACATGTGTTGCGTCACAGCTTCGCCACAGCCATGCTGAATCACGATGCCGGACTGGAAAGTGTCAGAAAACTGTTGGGGCATGAAAGCCTGGAGACAACAGAGATTTATACACATACCACGTTCGAGCAGCTGAGACGAATTTACAAAGAATCCCATCCCAGGGGTTGATCTTTATAGTTTAACTGTTAAAATAATAGGAGGTAACTATGGAAATTAAGATTCAGTCGATCCATTTCGACGCTACCGAAAAACTAGAGGCGTTCGTTGAGAAGAAAGTCGCCAAGTTAGAAAAGTCGTACGAAGATATTCAGAAAGTAGAGGTGCAATTAAAGGTCGTGAAGCCGGCAACTGCTCAAAATAAGGAAGCAAGTTTGTCTGTGGCTGTGCCTGGAAATACATTACATGTAGAGAAGGTGAGCGACACGTTTGAAGAGAGTATAGACCTCTGCGTTGACACGATGAAGGTGCAACTGCAGAAATTTAAGGAAAAATTGAGAAATTACTAAAAAAAAGCTGGAAAAGTTTTGGTAATTCAAAAATAAGTCGTAACTTTGCAGCCGTTTTCCAACAGGTCGTAAATCTGAAACGAGAGCGGCTGCTTCAAAAGCCTCTTTAGCTCAGTTGGCCAGAGCACGTGATTTGTAATCTCGGGGTCGTTGGTTCGAATCCGACAAGAGGCTCTACAGGAGTGAAAAGCAAGCGCTCGACAAGTTGGGACGCAAAGATTTTGGGTGTTTTCCAGAGTGGCCAAATGGGGCAGACTGTAAATCTGCTGTCTTTCGACTTCGGTGGTTCGAATCCATCAGCACCCACTCTCAAGAGATGTTTTTGCGGAAATAGCTCAGTTGATAGAGCACTAGCCTTCCAAGCTGGGGGTCGCGGGTTTGAGCCCCGTTTTCCGCTCTATAAACAACGCTGTAATAGCTCAGTGGTAGAGCACTTCCTTGGTAAGGAAGAGGTCCTGAGTTCAACTCTCAGTTACAGCTCTCTCGAGGAAATAAGGAGGAGCAAAAACATAGTAATTAAATCAATATTAATAAAACAACAAAACAATGGCAAAAGAGACATTTGTGCGCACCAAACCGCACGTAAACATTGGTACTATTGGTCACGTTGACCACGGTAAGACTACTCTGACCGCTGCTATTACAACTGTACTGGCTAAGGCTGGTCTTTCTGAGGTTAAGTCTTTCGACCAGATTGATAATGCTCCCGAGGAGAAGGAGCGTGGTATCACTATTAACACTGCTCACGTTGAGTACGAGACCGCTAAGCGTCACTACGCTCACGTTGACTGCCCAGGACACGCTGACTACGTTAAGAACATGGTAACTGGTGCTGCTCAGATGGATGGTGCTATTCTTGTTGTAGCTGCTACTGACGGTCCTATGCCTCAGACTCGTGAGCACGTTCTGCTTGCTCGTCAGGTAAACGTTCCCCGTCTGGTTGTATTCCTGAACAAGTGTGATATGGTTGA
Proteins encoded in this region:
- the rpsU gene encoding 30S ribosomal protein S21 → MIIVPVKEGENIERALKKFKRKFEKTGVVKELRRRQQFDKPSVLKRLKMEHAIYVQQLRTNEE
- a CDS encoding tyrosine-type recombinase/integrase, with amino-acid sequence MIDLFLNYLRYERNRSELTVLTYEKSLKHFEAYFKSKEENLDWASVDADVIRSWMENMMDRGDKATTVGTGLSAVRSFYRFALARGLVKKDPAHQVQAPKKQKPLPQFVKEGQMDQLLDAACGDEYKAVRARTIIILLYEAGLRRAELIGLDDDNVDFAARQLKVTGKRNKQRLIPFGEELAEQLKNYMAIRDDQVDKQSKALFLGRNGQRISQTTVYNIVREQLQQVSTLKKRSPHVLRHSFATAMLNHDAGLESVRKLLGHESLETTEIYTHTTFEQLRRIYKESHPRG
- the hpf gene encoding ribosome hibernation-promoting factor, HPF/YfiA family, which translates into the protein MEIKIQSIHFDATEKLEAFVEKKVAKLEKSYEDIQKVEVQLKVVKPATAQNKEASLSVAVPGNTLHVEKVSDTFEESIDLCVDTMKVQLQKFKEKLRNY